AGCTGTTTTCTATTTCACTTGTAGTTGTTCAGATTGACCACTAGATGGCATCAGGCAGACATTTAGTCAAGAATGGTGCTGCATGGAATCTGACCATACAGAACACTGGGTATCATACCTGTAGTGCTTGTTGCATTACTGGTGGTGTCATTCCCCCTCCTGGTTGAGCCTGATGGtgagacattttgacaaataaacCTCAGTACTGCACGAAGACAAGCAGACGAACAACAGAATGCTATTGGAGGTGCCGGGAAGTGGAAGGTTGCTACttttaatgtcaaaatgttttcaagtttaaagtaaaaaaaacgtTGTTATTTATGGTGTGCAgtttactttcctttttttagatACTGCACTGTCCCACATTCTCATCTCTGCTGCCTCGGTGCAGCAATCTGATGCGGAACATTTTGTCACTTAAAGCCCCCACGGAGCCGTGAAAACGAAAAAGTGTCTCTCACCGCTCGCGCCGCGATGTGAGCCCGTGGGTGCCCCACCCGTCGCGGAGGAAAGCAGCCGATTGGGGGGGGCAGCCGACGACCTCGGAGAGCCCTCTGGTGAAGGCCCGTTGGCGCCTGTGGTTGCGAGGTGCGCGGCGGTCCTGCCGCGTCTTGGCCGCCAGGTGGTCGGTGACCCCCCAGGCTGAGGTGTGGGAGCGCTGGTCGTGGTCGTGCGGCGGTGCTTTGTTGCtgtgacaggagagagaaggggaggggggggttacATTATTAACAAGCAGAAACAGCATTGAATTCGTGGGAAAACAAAgggaaaatctttttttttttcttccattagAATACAGGAAACCAGGCTATTTTACAACATACAGAAAGAGGAAATCacaatttacatattttttttttggcctgttTCACAGTCTGCCGTGGACAGCGTCATGGAGCCActcatgagagagaggaaaaaaaccccTCTCCAGTGCTTTCCCTGTTTTGTGACGACGCTTTCACAGTTCCTCTCAAATTTTTATGCAGAAGTGCGTTCGAGGAAGCGAGGGTCACTTCTTgtgcatgttcttttttttctcaaattgcACTCAGATCGGATTGGATTGCACTCACAGTCTCGTCCAACTTTGACGAAGTTCATCAGAGGCCGAGAGCGCAGAGCTGGGTGGCGAACGAGGCACTTCACGGCGACTCTGCTCTCCACCGAGGAGACGTGCAGCACGTCCGTCGACACGTAGGTTTGGCCTTCGCGCAGGACTTGGGCGTAAGCTGTGGAATGGGAGAGATTGCCGTTAGTCTCTCAGCGGGTGCCCCAGCCGGCCACCGGCGGTCACAGCGATGATGACATCACTCTACACCAAACTAATCTCATGTCATTAAAGGGCAATCAAAGGGGgatttcaaaaaaacaaaaacaaaaagaaaacaaaaggtgaagGTCGTCATTAGGGCTTGAGGTAACATCTGCCACCCACCAAACGTGGGTAAAGATTACCGTCACTGTGGGAGGTAGATCACATTTAGATCATCAAAAGGCCGCATTCTACAGCAGCTAAAGGTGACTTTTATTTcccacttaaatactgtaaatgtgtatatttttatatcttatttttgtacatactctcatttctaaacctacgctactttctactcttgaatgggagcacctgtaccGTATAaccccccgggatcaataaagtctttctgattctgattccgaCTTACGAAGAAGTTCAGGCCCATGGTCCAGCTTCCAGAAGATCTGGGGCGGATAGTGGTTCCCCGCAGCGCTGCACTTTATGACGAACTCTCCTCCATTCTTTTCTACGCTCATTTCGGGGCGACCTTTAAAAGGGATCAAGACACCAAAGCGTCATTGCAGCGTTATGACAAGGTCGTCGCTCTGACGAAACCATTTCGTCACGATCTTTGGGGGCCTCAACAAAAGGCGTCACCTGTGACCCAAGTCGGTCGTACTCACCCAACACGGTCACCTCCACTTTCCTCTCCGTTGTGCGACGGTCATACTGAATGCACGTGTAGTTGCCTCCATCTTTGAAGGTGACGTCGGAAATGCTGGCGGTGAATTCGGACTCGGTCAGCTTGACGATGCTGTAGCGCTTGTTCTTTACACCTGGGAAAGAGCGAGGGGGAAGTTTTAAGAAAGTGCCCCGGATTCTGGCAAATTCTGGGCCCAAACGTCTTGACGATTCACCTTTACCTGTATTGTGATTGAAGAACATAACATGTCCTCCAGGGTTCTTCCAGTCCACGTCGGTCTTGAGGCCGTTTGTAACTGGGCAGCGCAGGTTGACCGTCTGACCTTGCATCACGGTCACGCGCTGCCACACCGCGAGTGAAACTGCAATCACATAAACAGGAACATCAGCCTCCCCCCTTGAAAATCCCCCACTCGGGAGACACACCGTCGCTGACGAGCCACACCATTTGATAATGTGTGATGTGACATCACTTCCAGGCAGCTACCCCGCTGCCCTTCACAAACAAATGAGTTTATTGGAACTAAAAAGTCaagtgtacccccccccccccccccccgcatgcAGAGGTGTCCGAAGTTAACACTTTCTTATAGTTTGACTCAACTGTTCCACTGGCCTgggtcttgtgtgtgtgtgtgtgtgtgtggaggtggtgtgacagaagacagaagaagcagcccccccgccccccgccctgcgacacatttctgttgtggCAGGAAGTGTTGTGGTCGGCCCTTTCATGGCGAAAGAGAAAGTAAGAGAAATTATAAACACGGCCGTGGGTTGTTCAcgggggcttttttttttcctttcctaaTGGGGGTGAGAATGACGAGCCTGTTTGGAAAACACaagcgtggggggggggcacactgaCACCGTCGGTGAGGGGGGGCTCAAGGGCCAAAGGTCATCAAGACACATTcacacgcgtgtgtgtgttagataTTCTTCAACTGAACGTGGGAACAAACGTAACTGAGTTTCAGACGTGTTTTTAACGCCTGACTCACGAAGAACACTGCATTCCACTGGAAACACTGTACGCACTGTAAAATATATGCAGCACTgacacatgcagtgtgtgtgtgaacgctGTCAAACTGGCGGAAGGAAGCGTGAAACACTTGTCATTCGAATGGGGGGGGACACGGTCACAAATCAACAGCTTTacctgtaaaacaaacaaatccaatggccccccccaaccccccaaaaaaataaaagctcgCGTTCAGGCAACAAGACGAATGCAACCCACGTCGGTTTGTCAGAAGCATCAAGAGTTCGATCGAGAGTTCGATTCCCGAAGCATCACACGgtgccccacacacacacacacacacacacacacacacacacacacacactctctctctcacacacacacacacacacacacaccggtcaGTGGTGAAAGGACTCACCGTGTATGAGCGCGACCAAGACGCCGAGCTGCAGCTTCACCTCCATCTCTGTCGCTCGCCAGCAAATCACTCGCTCCGACTACTCTGACCCCCGACTTCCTCGTCCTCGCGCGTTTATGTGTTTGTACTCCGCCGGGGGAGCCTTCCGTGACGTCACAGCCCTGTGGTTTCCAcggacttttttttaacttttttttttttttttttttttttttttaatttaacttttttttttttttttttttttgattcaaGGGATCCTCGTGTGATCGGCTGTGCGCTAAAAGTAGAAGGTCAAGAGGGACTTACATCACAGCTA
The Enoplosus armatus isolate fEnoArm2 chromosome 13, fEnoArm2.hap1, whole genome shotgun sequence genome window above contains:
- the LOC139295573 gene encoding cytotoxic and regulatory T-cell molecule isoform X1, whose translation is MEVKLQLGVLVALIHVSLAVWQRVTVMQGQTVNLRCPVTNGLKTDVDWKNPGGHVMFFNHNTGVKNKRYSIVKLTESEFTASISDVTFKDGGNYTCIQYDRRTTERKVEVTVLGRPEMSVEKNGGEFVIKCSAAGNHYPPQIFWKLDHGPELLPYAQVLREGQTYVSTDVLHVSSVESRVAVKCLVRHPALRSRPLMNFVKVGRDSTKHRRTTTTSAPTPQPGGSPTTWRPRRGRTAAHLATTGANGPSPEGSPRSSAAPPNRLLSSATGGAPTGSHRGASGSTRRGNDTTSNATSTTGRTSETTEDITFSNHTEGNGTGSFNDPKMRTGTQGSSLLVFLVTCLIFCLLVVVIFFAIKLRRAHITWKRVFFVTDNEDSDPSEDSGKSKSSQEEKNSSQGQRRRGLVNTAFTQYVAERPAATNTAAAAATGSGDGGQAPQPQTSARCDIKETEL
- the LOC139295573 gene encoding cytotoxic and regulatory T-cell molecule isoform X2, which codes for MEVKLQLGVLVALIHVSLAVWQRVTVMQGQTVNLRCPVTNGLKTDVDWKNPGGHVMFFNHNTGVKNKRYSIVKLTESEFTASISDVTFKDGGNYTCIQYDRRTTERKVEVTVLGRPEMSVEKNGGEFVIKCSAAGNHYPPQIFWKLDHGPELLPYAQVLREGQTYVSTDVLHVSSVESRVAVKCLVRHPALRSRPLMNFVKVGRDSTKHRRTTTTSAPTPQPGGSPTTWRPRRGRTAAHLATTGANGPSPEGSPRSSAAPPNRLLSSATGGAPTGSHRGASGSTRRGNDTTSNATSTTGRTSETTEDITFSNHTEGNGTGSFNDPKMRTGTQGSSLLVFLVTCLIFCLLVVVIFFAIKLRRAHITWKRDNEDSDPSEDSGKSKSSQEEKNSSQGQRRRGLVNTAFTQYVAERPAATNTAAAAATGSGDGGQAPQPQTSARCDIKETEL